The genomic DNA cgtgtccgactggacaagcccgctctccgatgctgctctcgagagctcatcaccttcgcgggctcctaATAAgtggtcaaactcgccgtgagacgagccggcagacgcATCCGGAAgaccgattggggcagacgagcgtgctggggaatgggaggtccatgggcggggttacccggtggaggtggtcccattggggtccccccagtgctagccgcgctggcctcatacccgtgggtagaaagaccgaggcggggagcctctgcggtggcttgctttcttacgaaggtaagccacgactgcatcgttgccatggacatgttcttgcaatgagtacatgacccatccacgaacgctgtctctgtgtgagcagcgcccagacacgaaagacagtgatcgtggccgtcagagggcgagagataacaagcacaactaggaataacacacaaacggaaagacatctttaaaaagacgcatctttaaaaagacattccgtgtgtgctgctcttttagagaaatatactgttttagagaaatatactcttttatttctgtcgAAGCacctaggggcgttctctgcagtgcaccagtgcagaggggggagaagccgctgaaatgcgccgtcagatccagcagaggtgaatgaacagccgtgggaattcagctcagtgagcactGACctttcggctctgaagagaaaatctgaatgagtggttgcataccagctccttttatacccgtatgtccgggggagtggtatgcaaataccactcgccaattttcattggccttttatcaaagaccagaggtgtctcgggctcccaagagtgacccctagtgtcactacattgacacaacgtcgagtgagtgaccgatagggaacagcaccatcactatttgaaaaaagtcttttttgatcaaatctaggcaggccccatttccagcagctatcactccaacaatttatccttgagtaatcatgctaaattgctaatttggtactagaaaattacttgccatcatatcaaacacagttgaaagctatttagtttgttaaatgtaacttaacattgtatttgtgtttgtttttgagttgccacagtatgcaatagactggcatgtcttaaggtcaatattaggttaaaaatgtcaaaaaagaaacagctttctctagaaactcgtcagtcaatcattgttttgaggaatgaaggctatacaatgctttaaattgccataaaactgaagatttcatacaaaggtgtacactacagtcttcaaagacaaaggacaactggctctaacaaggacataaagagatgtggaaggccagatgtacaactaaacaagaggattaagtacatcagtctctagtttgagaaatagatgcctcacatgtcctcagctgacagcttcattgaattctacccgctcaacagtttaatgtacaacaataaagagaagactcagggcagcaggccttatgggaagaattgcaaagaaaaagtcacttttgaaacagaaaaacaaaaagaaatgtttagagtgtaaggtgcatgagaagtgcccgacaagaccacatctatggcaagtgcaacaagaagcatggggtgaaatgtcacctgagtatctggacaaactgacagctagaatgccaaggatctgcaaagctgtcattgctgcatatggaggatttttgatgagaactctttgaagaagttttgtcttgtaatgtaaataaatgtaagtgcCATCATTTGTTGAATTATAATGGcccatatatatatttacagtgcacAGGTTACAATTGGACAGGGAAAATGTTGCTATTTGAATCTAGCTCTCATCAaatgttgaaattatgttattgttAATTTAAATACCACCTAAAGCTATAAAAGAACACAAGCAAAGTAAAGGGCACTCTTTTGAATGAATTCATCATGTTTGTCCCTGTCCATGGTACTAAATCACCCAAATATGCAAAGCTGCCCTCTAGAGGTCAAAAGCcgggaacaaacacacacacacacacacactatatatatatatatatatatatatatatatatatatatatatatatatatatatatatatatatatatactggctgccaaaagtttggaataatgtacagattttgctattatggaaagaaattggtactttaattcaccaaagtggcattcaactgattacaatatatagtcaggacaaaaattcctattacaatttaaaacaaaaaaaaaaaaaaaaaaaaaaaacagaacttcttaaactacttcaaagagttctcttcaaaaaatcctccatgtgcagcaatgacagctttgcagatccttggcattccagctgtcagtttgtccagatactcaggtgacatttcaccccatgcttcctgtagcacttgccatagatgtggctgtcttgtcgggcacttctcatgcaccttacactctaaacttttttgttttgtttgaaatcttcagttttttattttttttgcaatttcaagcattgtaaagccttcattcctcaaaacaatgattgactgacgagtttctagagaaagcttttttgccatttttgacataatactgacctttagacatgccagtctattgcatactgtggcaactaaaagaaaaaaacaaaaacaaagacaatgttaagcttcatttaacgaaccaaatagctttcaactgtgattgatataatggcaaattttctagtaccagattagcaatttagcatgattactcaaggataaggtgttgggtgatggctgctggaaatgggacctgtgtagatttgatcaaaaatgacttttttcaaatagtgatggtgctgtttttaacatcattaatgtcctgactatactttgtgaacagttgaatgccactttggtgaattaaagtaccaatttccttctgaaacagcaaaatctgtacattatttaaaacttttggccaccagtgtataactcacacacacacacacacacacacacacatagattcTGAATTTAGAGTGTTGATGTCAGACTTTCAGTACCTCCAGTAACTGATTTGATTTAAACATGACTTGTTTCGACTTTTGCAGAGGGCAGTCTTACTTACTGGAAATCACTGTTCACCTTGTTTGCCTTGTGTGCTTTATATTTGTTATGGGAAATTGTGTTAGGAAAAGTACAACCAGACTTTTTTAAATTCAAAGCTGAATCAGTTAAtggcaaacaaacaaaatctttcaaacacaaaaataattttgtgactACTTTGAACTTTGAAACTACGAGCATATTATTTaggataattaaattaattttgcaaTCTATGATCTTTTTTCTCTGCATAATTCTGTATGAatgtttataattatattataatttaattaagtaTTATGGAGCAAATGCTTTCAATCTTTGTAATATATGGTAAGTAATGGTTTATCAAAATGTAGAGATTCTGTGAAGATGAATTTCATGAAACTATTTCATGGCATTTAAACAGTATTATAAACCATCAATCACTTAAAAAGGAAGCTTTTGAAAAGCCGCTAAACTACACAGAAATGTGACAGTGAGACAGTCCAAATCTTCCAAAGTACTGAACCGACTGAGGAAGAAAAGCAGCAGGACACCCACTGGGCTGTGAATTCATGCGCAAACAATAAAGAATCAATCCATGCACATACAAGCCCACAAGCAAGAACTGAGGCAGTGTTCATTCGTATTTGCATGGCTACACCAATCTTTGTTAGTTCTTCGTGGACAATActaattcaaattaattttttggATGGAATATGCTGCTATTCTTTCAGAATCTTTCTTGTAGATTAAGTGCTACATATATAATGCTAACAAATATTAGTAAATGTTTCATTGATTAAGTAACCAATTTAACCAGTTTCTGCCTTTTGGAAGTTTTTCTAGAGATGTTAACTGTATATTGCTGTAAAGTTCATTTTTATGGCTTCTGATATATAGATTGCAATATAGACATCAAGATATCATCATTTCTCACATATACTAACAattcctttttctctctcttccagagCCATGACAGTATGGTGTACTGTTTGAGTCGAGTCATGCTGCACACAGCCGTGTCTTGCTGGCAGCCTTTGCTGGGGCTGGCCCTGATGGCCATTTTCGTGGGCTCCAGTCTGGCCTGCCCCTCCCGCTGTGAGTGCTCCGCCCAGAGCCGCTCTGTCATCTGCCACCGCAAGCGCTACACCGCTATCCCTGATGGAATCCCCATCGAGACACGAATCCTTGATCTCAGCAAGAATCGCATCCAGGCCGTCAACCCTGATGACTTTGCTGCCTACCCACACGTAGAAGAACTGGACCTGAGTGGGAACATCATTGCCTACGTAGAGCCCGGGGCCTTCAACTCTCTCTATAGCCTCCACTCACTGAGCTTAAAGAGCAACCGCATCAAGCTCCTCTCGTTAGGTGTCTTCTCTGGCCTCACCAATCTGACCACACTGGATATCAGTGACAACAAAGTTGTCGTTCTGGTGGATTTTATGTTCCAGGACCTGCGCAACCTAAGGTCACTGGAGGTTGGTGACAATGAGCTAATTTACATTTCTCATCGGGCTTTCAGTGGACTATTATCACTGGAGAGCTTGACGCTGGAGCGCTGTAACTTGACGGTGGTGCCCACAGATGCCCTATCTCATCTGCACAGCCTGGTGAGTCTACACATGCGCTACCTCAGCATAAGCATCCTTCACCCCTACTCCTTCAAGAAGCTATTTCACCTCTGTCACCTTGAGATCGACAACTGGCCATCACTTGATGTGTTCCCAGCTAACTCTCTGAATGGCCTCAACCTAACCACACTTTCGGTGACCAACACCAACCTTTCCACTTTCCCCTACCAGGCACTTCGCCACCTGCCATACCTCACACAGCTTAACCTCTCATACAACCGCATCCGGACGGTGGAGGGTGGCCTGCTTCAGGACCTGGTGCGATTGCGAGAGCTGAGGTTGGCCGGAGCTCAATTGGTGTCCATCGAACCTTATGCTTTCCAGGGCATCCGCTGGCTCCGCTTGCTAAATGTCTCCCACAACCGCCTCGATACCCTGGAGAGGGGAGTGTTCCACGCTCCTGAGGCCCTGGAGGTGCTGTTAATCAATGACAACCCTCTGGTGTGCGACTGCCGTCTCATGTGGTTGCTGCAAAGGCGCCATTCCATTTCTTTTGGTGATACCCAGCCAGAGTGCAGCACACCAGAGGGCATCCACGGACGCCCCTTCAAGGAGTTCAAAGAGACCCTGCTATCCTACTATGTGACTTGCACCAAGCCGAAGATACAAGAAAATCGGACACAGATGGTATCAGTTGAGGAGGGACAGTCGGCTCGGTTGTACTGCAGTGCAGAGGGGACCCCACGACCCaccatttcctgggtcacaccaCGCCGACGACACCTGACCAACAGGAGCCACGGCAGGGTGACTGTCCACAACAATGGCTCTTTGGATATCAAGGCAGCTGAAGTTCAGGATGACGGTGTGTATATGTGCGTGGCCTCTAACACAGCAGGCAATGACACACTTATGGTATCACTGGCAGTGAAAAGTCTGGGCTCGCTGTATGCCAACAGGACCCAGCATTACACAGATACGAGCAATACTACTGCCAACGGTACCAACCTTCCCAATGTGACCTTTGGCCTTGACCTAAAAACTATCTTAGTTTCTACAGCCATGGGCTGTTTCACATTCCTAGGAGTGGTTCTATTCTGCTTTCTGCTCCTGTTTGTGTGGAGTCGAGGAAAAGgcaaacataaaaacaatattgATATTGAGTATGTGCCACGCTCAAAGTCCAATGGGACCTGCGCTGAGGAGGCAGATCAAGGTGCTGGGCCACGGCGCTTTAACATGAAAATGATTTAAGACATTTAAAGCTATACCAGTGGGAATTTACGCAGATCTTTATTTCACAAAAGGGACCTGGAACAGGAATCTTTAAAATCAATGCCAGGAAACTTAACAGCTCCAGAGATTCCATTCAGGTTTGGTTCAGCTTGGACTTCAGTGAATTCACAAAGGATAACATGTGTCAATATTTAACCATTTTCATTTTCTATGAAACCCTCTGGGTAAGAGGGGATGTTCACCAACACTCCTGAATTGTGTACAGAACAGATTTGTAAAATTCAAGTATTACTCTTAGTTGCCGAGGCTCACATATGCTTTCTCACTGCAACCAACAGATAATTGGGAATCTGTTCTCTCATTCATTCTCCTGCATATATGTACGTAATGCCCAgttatgtatgtgtatgttaacatgtaaaattaCTTTCTTTTGTTTCAAAATGTAATGACCGCCAAAATTTGCATTTCCTATGTGTTTGAAGGAAACATGACCAAGCCATCGTCTCGCTTCTCAAACTGTTTGAGGCTGGAGGACAAAAAGATTTAGTGGGTATGAAATGTTAACTGAAGAAAGTGTGTGCCGTTTGTCTACCCCAAGTTATTCTCCTTATCTGAAgaatattatatttgtttataatctggagaaaaaaaaagaagagagattatttattaaaaaaggccTTTAAAATCAAATTCAATAATACAAGGTGAACattttcaaattgtttaaaaacatgcattttattATGATTTTGCTGTAAGTATACACCTTAATTTCAAACATACACCCATGTTTGGTTGTGCTCTTGTCCATTACGTGACTCTAACCCCTTACCTGGTACAAAATACAAAATGTCTTCATTTCCATTCGtcaacattataatttttttatttttccttcccTAGTAAGAAAATCTGACTTTGTTGTGGTAGTTTCTCATTTTGTTGTTGAATCATTTAGATTGTAAACAGTTAAAAAGTAAAAGATAAAAATACATGTATGTGGAATAAAGAATATTAATTTGTATTCTAATGTTGCATTTACACTCAGACTTACATATATTTTTGCACATTACTAATTGCAGTGTTTCTTTTGTTTCAGAGATATGGTATATTTCATATAATTTGAAAGACAAAATAATTACATATCACAGTCATGAGACCTAATTTAAGACCCTGGTCTAACATTGTGTTGTAACTCTATTGATTTCCCAGAAGACACTATGGGGTTACTGGCCAAGATTAGGAATATTTTAATTTCTCTAATCTCAGTCGGGCCCAAAGGACTATATGCAAAAACTTAAACAGTTTCATTGGCCCTTTTCACTCTGTGGTCTGTGTTACTGCAGTCCCTATGGACAGAAAGAAGGACAGTCACACTATTGCCtgagaaaaatgaaaattaggtTGACTACGGTTCATGGGCACCagcaggatttcat from Myxocyprinus asiaticus isolate MX2 ecotype Aquarium Trade chromosome 22, UBuf_Myxa_2, whole genome shotgun sequence includes the following:
- the LOC127412679 gene encoding leucine-rich repeat and immunoglobulin-like domain-containing nogo receptor-interacting protein 2 isoform X1, with product MKTWKKLSHDSMVYCLSRVMLHTAVSCWQPLLGLALMAIFVGSSLACPSRCECSAQSRSVICHRKRYTAIPDGIPIETRILDLSKNRIQAVNPDDFAAYPHVEELDLSGNIIAYVEPGAFNSLYSLHSLSLKSNRIKLLSLGVFSGLTNLTTLDISDNKVVVLVDFMFQDLRNLRSLEVGDNELIYISHRAFSGLLSLESLTLERCNLTVVPTDALSHLHSLVSLHMRYLSISILHPYSFKKLFHLCHLEIDNWPSLDVFPANSLNGLNLTTLSVTNTNLSTFPYQALRHLPYLTQLNLSYNRIRTVEGGLLQDLVRLRELRLAGAQLVSIEPYAFQGIRWLRLLNVSHNRLDTLERGVFHAPEALEVLLINDNPLVCDCRLMWLLQRRHSISFGDTQPECSTPEGIHGRPFKEFKETLLSYYVTCTKPKIQENRTQMVSVEEGQSARLYCSAEGTPRPTISWVTPRRRHLTNRSHGRVTVHNNGSLDIKAAEVQDDGVYMCVASNTAGNDTLMVSLAVKSLGSLYANRTQHYTDTSNTTANGTNLPNVTFGLDLKTILVSTAMGCFTFLGVVLFCFLLLFVWSRGKGKHKNNIDIEYVPRSKSNGTCAEEADQGAGPRRFNMKMI
- the LOC127412679 gene encoding leucine-rich repeat and immunoglobulin-like domain-containing nogo receptor-interacting protein 2 isoform X2 → MVYCLSRVMLHTAVSCWQPLLGLALMAIFVGSSLACPSRCECSAQSRSVICHRKRYTAIPDGIPIETRILDLSKNRIQAVNPDDFAAYPHVEELDLSGNIIAYVEPGAFNSLYSLHSLSLKSNRIKLLSLGVFSGLTNLTTLDISDNKVVVLVDFMFQDLRNLRSLEVGDNELIYISHRAFSGLLSLESLTLERCNLTVVPTDALSHLHSLVSLHMRYLSISILHPYSFKKLFHLCHLEIDNWPSLDVFPANSLNGLNLTTLSVTNTNLSTFPYQALRHLPYLTQLNLSYNRIRTVEGGLLQDLVRLRELRLAGAQLVSIEPYAFQGIRWLRLLNVSHNRLDTLERGVFHAPEALEVLLINDNPLVCDCRLMWLLQRRHSISFGDTQPECSTPEGIHGRPFKEFKETLLSYYVTCTKPKIQENRTQMVSVEEGQSARLYCSAEGTPRPTISWVTPRRRHLTNRSHGRVTVHNNGSLDIKAAEVQDDGVYMCVASNTAGNDTLMVSLAVKSLGSLYANRTQHYTDTSNTTANGTNLPNVTFGLDLKTILVSTAMGCFTFLGVVLFCFLLLFVWSRGKGKHKNNIDIEYVPRSKSNGTCAEEADQGAGPRRFNMKMI